From a single Pigmentibacter ruber genomic region:
- a CDS encoding peptidylprolyl isomerase, whose amino-acid sequence MKFINKNHFIAISLHSIFMFYACTTTNTRPLNSTPPQTITSLAPNTSFDANTIDGILATITDQVILLSDLQQAIFIASNGQTKLLPNGHLIGGNLSTQQAYQILDSLINQKVLQAKTLELGIDIPEDELSQRINEFLKQRGFSEDDLKEQLERSGKTVEDYRKEFKTEILKQSLIARVITPLVNVSEEEVKSFYIQQTGSIKQISTIKLRSLMIKIPENEKDDILSSKLVKVINEKIEEKADFSLLVKQYSMAADVEKTGGLLPPKPINELPELVRSKLSNININDVIGPIVLGNSVFYFQYLGVELIADNEFQKNFNTWKNKLQDIKFNERLSEYLKAERTKLKANIRPIKFTRL is encoded by the coding sequence ATGAAATTCATTAATAAAAACCACTTTATTGCCATTTCATTGCATTCTATTTTCATGTTTTATGCCTGTACCACAACAAATACACGCCCTTTAAATTCAACACCTCCACAAACAATTACTTCATTGGCTCCTAATACCTCTTTTGATGCAAATACTATTGATGGAATATTAGCAACAATAACCGACCAAGTGATTTTACTTAGTGATTTACAGCAAGCAATATTTATTGCATCTAATGGACAAACCAAACTACTTCCAAATGGGCATTTAATTGGTGGTAATTTGTCTACCCAACAAGCTTACCAAATCTTAGATTCATTAATAAATCAAAAAGTTCTGCAAGCAAAAACACTTGAACTTGGTATTGATATTCCAGAAGATGAATTATCTCAAAGAATTAATGAGTTTTTAAAGCAAAGAGGATTTTCAGAAGACGATCTAAAGGAACAATTAGAAAGATCCGGAAAAACTGTAGAAGACTACAGAAAAGAATTTAAAACAGAAATATTGAAGCAGTCACTAATAGCAAGAGTAATAACTCCTTTAGTTAATGTAAGTGAAGAAGAAGTAAAAAGTTTTTATATTCAACAAACAGGAAGTATAAAACAAATAAGTACAATAAAATTAAGAAGTTTAATGATTAAAATTCCTGAAAATGAAAAAGATGATATTTTAAGTTCAAAATTAGTAAAAGTTATTAACGAAAAAATTGAAGAAAAAGCTGATTTCTCATTATTAGTGAAACAATATTCTATGGCTGCCGATGTTGAAAAAACAGGTGGTTTATTACCTCCAAAACCTATCAACGAACTACCAGAGCTTGTAAGGTCTAAACTTTCAAATATCAATATTAATGATGTTATTGGCCCAATTGTGTTAGGTAATTCTGTATTTTACTTTCAATATTTAGGCGTAGAGTTAATAGCAGATAATGAGTTCCAAAAGAATTTTAATACTTGGAAAAATAAATTACAAGATATAAAGTTCAATGAAAGACTTAGTGAATATTTAAAAGCTGAAAGAACTAAACTAAAAGCAAATATAAGACCAATTAAATTTACAAGACTATAA